From the genome of Sulfurovum sp. NBC37-1, one region includes:
- the polA gene encoding DNA polymerase I: MKTITIIDTFGFFFRSYYALPPLRNSEGFPTGLLTGFINLVDSLHRDHGTDYLVFALDSKGPTFRNEIYPEYKANREAPPEDLTKQLPVAIRWVEKMGFANLAKEGFEADDIITTVTKFAREQDMKVKVVSHDKDLYQLIDDGLVVMYDSIKRKEIDEAACIEKFGVNPKDFVDFQAIVGDASDNVPGVKGIGVKGAAKLINEFHTLENIYANIEKCGTPRIQKLLLEYKESAFLSRELVKMRDDVYDDLDLSKFVFEERNYLSCLIDEFEKYEMKRALQKAKVGQSEVGCHDIAPPKLKTPLLTFESITLDTKEKLNEVIDELSKDTLVAFDTETTGLDTRTDKMVGFSFCTSNEKAYYVPVGHSYLGVEEQVDPEDAVAALKKLMKQKIVGQNLKFDLSLLYNQYGMEEVLPFADTMIMAWLTDPGSRVGLDSLAQKFFKYDMKPFKEMVKKGENFSHVNIADATFYAAEDAWMTFLLYGAIKKKMELSSLTHLLKEAKDVEYPFINVLIRMERLGIKVDQVKLETLKKTLSEDLHRLTSEIHELSGSEFNIRSTQQLGVVLFQHLGLKGGKKTKTGYSTNEAVLQSLKHEHPVIGKILEYREYHKMLSTYVEPLLKLAKKDEKSRIYTSFIQTGTATGRLSSKDPNLQNIPVRSTLGRSVREAFVAKEGYKLVSIDYSQIELRLLAHFSKDAALMEAFNKGTDIHMATAVKLFGEEEAKAKRNFAKSVNFGLLYGMGPKKLSDELGITSAEAKEIIANYFASFPTVKNFLEGIQERVKIDGYVETLLKRRRIFDYENANGMQKAAYMRESVNTVFQGSAADLIKLSMNDIDSMIIDEALEAHMLLQIHDELIFEIREDQVEKISKRFVHVMEHIWELEVPLVCSVSVGDSWGELK, from the coding sequence TTGAAAACAATCACTATTATAGACACTTTCGGTTTCTTCTTCAGATCCTATTATGCTTTGCCTCCACTGCGTAATTCAGAGGGGTTTCCTACGGGACTTCTGACAGGCTTCATCAATCTTGTAGATTCGCTGCACCGTGACCACGGAACGGATTATCTCGTCTTTGCGCTCGACAGCAAAGGGCCGACATTCCGAAACGAGATCTATCCGGAGTACAAAGCAAACAGGGAAGCACCGCCGGAAGACCTGACCAAACAGCTTCCCGTTGCGATCAGGTGGGTGGAGAAGATGGGTTTTGCCAATCTTGCCAAAGAGGGCTTCGAAGCGGATGACATCATCACCACAGTGACTAAATTTGCCAGAGAGCAGGATATGAAGGTTAAAGTGGTCTCGCATGACAAAGACCTCTATCAACTAATAGACGACGGTTTGGTCGTGATGTATGACTCCATTAAAAGAAAAGAGATAGACGAAGCCGCCTGCATCGAGAAATTCGGTGTCAATCCGAAAGATTTCGTTGATTTTCAGGCGATCGTGGGTGATGCTTCGGACAATGTTCCCGGTGTGAAAGGCATTGGTGTGAAGGGAGCGGCCAAGCTCATCAACGAGTTCCATACGCTTGAGAATATTTATGCGAATATAGAAAAGTGCGGTACACCGCGTATACAAAAACTTTTGCTCGAATACAAAGAGAGTGCGTTCCTCTCTCGCGAACTGGTCAAAATGCGAGATGATGTCTATGATGATCTCGACCTGAGCAAGTTCGTTTTTGAAGAGAGAAATTATCTCAGCTGTCTGATCGACGAATTTGAAAAGTATGAAATGAAACGGGCACTTCAAAAAGCAAAAGTAGGGCAGAGTGAAGTAGGATGTCATGACATTGCACCGCCAAAACTGAAGACACCTTTACTTACATTCGAATCGATAACACTCGATACCAAAGAGAAACTGAATGAAGTCATAGATGAACTTTCCAAGGATACACTGGTCGCTTTCGACACCGAGACTACCGGACTCGATACACGAACGGATAAGATGGTCGGTTTTTCTTTCTGTACCTCAAATGAAAAGGCTTACTATGTGCCGGTAGGGCACTCTTACCTCGGTGTAGAGGAGCAGGTTGATCCTGAAGATGCTGTGGCTGCACTCAAAAAACTGATGAAACAAAAAATAGTCGGACAGAATCTGAAGTTCGACCTCTCTCTGCTTTACAATCAATACGGGATGGAAGAGGTACTCCCCTTTGCCGATACGATGATCATGGCATGGCTTACCGATCCGGGTTCAAGGGTCGGATTGGATTCTCTGGCACAGAAATTTTTCAAATATGATATGAAACCTTTCAAAGAGATGGTCAAAAAAGGGGAGAATTTCTCCCATGTCAATATCGCCGATGCAACCTTCTATGCGGCGGAAGATGCCTGGATGACTTTTCTGCTCTATGGCGCTATCAAGAAGAAGATGGAGCTCTCTTCGCTTACACATCTGCTGAAAGAGGCAAAGGATGTAGAGTATCCGTTCATCAATGTACTGATACGCATGGAACGCCTGGGGATCAAAGTGGACCAGGTCAAGCTGGAAACACTGAAGAAAACACTCAGCGAAGACCTGCACCGGCTTACTTCGGAGATACATGAACTCAGCGGTAGCGAATTCAACATCCGTTCCACACAGCAGCTCGGCGTAGTACTGTTCCAGCATCTGGGGCTCAAGGGTGGCAAGAAGACCAAGACCGGCTACAGTACTAATGAAGCGGTACTGCAGTCACTCAAACATGAGCACCCGGTTATAGGAAAAATACTCGAATACCGCGAATACCACAAGATGCTCTCTACCTATGTGGAACCCCTGCTGAAACTGGCCAAAAAAGATGAGAAAAGCCGCATCTATACCTCTTTCATTCAGACAGGTACGGCAACGGGACGTTTGAGCTCCAAAGACCCCAATCTTCAGAATATCCCGGTGCGTTCCACTTTGGGGCGTTCGGTACGTGAAGCGTTTGTTGCCAAAGAAGGTTATAAACTGGTCAGTATCGACTACTCGCAGATCGAACTGCGCCTGTTGGCACACTTCTCAAAAGATGCCGCACTGATGGAAGCGTTCAACAAAGGTACGGACATCCACATGGCAACGGCCGTCAAACTCTTCGGTGAGGAAGAGGCGAAAGCAAAACGTAACTTCGCCAAGTCTGTGAACTTCGGTCTGCTCTACGGCATGGGTCCTAAGAAACTTTCTGACGAACTGGGCATCACCTCTGCAGAAGCCAAAGAGATCATTGCTAACTATTTCGCGAGTTTCCCCACGGTGAAGAATTTCCTCGAAGGCATACAGGAGAGGGTGAAAATAGACGGATATGTGGAAACACTGTTGAAACGAAGACGTATTTTCGACTACGAGAATGCCAATGGTATGCAAAAAGCCGCCTACATGCGTGAATCGGTCAACACGGTCTTCCAGGGATCGGCAGCCGATCTCATCAAACTCTCCATGAACGATATCGACAGTATGATCATCGATGAAGCGCTGGAAGCGCATATGCTGCTGCAGATACACGATGAACTGATCTTCGAGATCAGGGAGGATCAGGTCGAGAAAATTTCCAAACGTTTCGTGCATGTCATGGAACATATCTGGGAGCTTGAAGTGCCGCTGGTCTGTTCCGTGAGTGTCGGTGACAGTTGGGGTGAACTGAAGTAG
- a CDS encoding DUF7149 domain-containing protein, translated as MLKLEVKKPRKFISPLLSKKSVTAAEIEEFEEATQNYLEVLERQRIEKQSEPNIVSNALKPYFENLSYVAQSYSQQGQSGMDLALMLEHSPSVIIEAKVFDSAAMITQNDINKKALHEAILYFMRERKKGNNRLYHIIITDFYRWFVFDAKDFDKLFWQDREIKKVFESVKDSSVLGDRTEDFYRMIAEQISGMKENLIDDKVIEAAYFDLRDARKPKETIALYKLLSKDTLLKAFNPNDANTLNKEFYNELLYILGLEEQKSGGKKLISRAKKPHGASLYENIARNLKLAGHTQEFEVIIRLMIVWINRILFLKLLESQLVKWNGDTKYRFLNRQTIDDFDRMKIFFFDILANRPHDRAHKEFGHIPYLNSSLFEMNEIEKKYIDISSLEDNCELPYYSKTVLKDTRGKRKEGSVNMLHYLFEFLDAYDFSSEGSEELVTESKSLINASVLGLIFEKLNGYKDGSFYTPSFITMYMSKETITKAIIEKFNQLKGWNCSSLNELDDKIEDKKEANAIIDSLSICDPAVGSGHFLVSSLNTILEIKSQLRILFDAEGKRIKDDYELSVENDELIVRDDEGEIFEYKRNSKKATRIQKMLFTEKQKIIENSLFGVDINPNSAQITRLRLWIELLKNSYYDESNQLVTMPNIDINIKVGNSLISRYGLHDEIDIPNIKHAIVRYKEVVKEYKEGNFVQSKEEIRSAIEELKGMFGLTLQAQWKQTERYKKLLESYVKEFGLNSLPRDILLDALDFNLDKLGGSQTSMFSEDQTLTKSKKVQKEKLLKQIEKASKEIDEIKKGKVYENAFEWRFEFPEVLDEEGNFVGFDVIIGNPPYIPLNKLKEIDYSQFGYRVFDKSGDILSLFFEKGITILNQYASMSLITSNSWLKTKYGEVLKDLFSASGASVQIINFEDTQIFEEATVETCIVTIDRSKPADTKTVNIRKFDAKRATVETLKEAITTFASSGEDNAKLMQKIEERGKQLKEWDISINYGIKTGFNKAFIIDTETRNRLIAEDPKSEALLKPMVRGRDVQKYAIEWADMWLVATLPSLNLDIEEYPAIKSYLSSFGKRLDQSGEKGSRKKTNNKWFETQDSIAYYEEFDKPKIVWGEISDAPKFAYDESGIYGNDKIFIMTGEHLKYLLSILNSKLSEWYFSKISVTTGQGTILWKKYKLEILPIAECKDQQPFIDLVDQIIEHKKQNQDTTDLEAKSNRMVYDLYGLAEEEVAVIEGKI; from the coding sequence ATGTTGAAACTTGAAGTTAAAAAGCCAAGAAAGTTCATTAGTCCGTTATTGTCCAAAAAGAGTGTCACTGCAGCCGAGATAGAAGAGTTCGAAGAGGCAACGCAAAACTATCTTGAAGTGCTTGAAAGACAGCGGATCGAAAAACAGTCCGAACCCAACATTGTCTCCAATGCTTTAAAGCCTTATTTTGAAAACCTCTCTTATGTTGCGCAAAGCTATTCCCAACAAGGTCAGAGCGGTATGGATCTGGCTTTGATGCTGGAACACAGTCCGTCAGTCATTATCGAAGCAAAAGTCTTTGACTCTGCTGCCATGATCACGCAAAATGACATCAACAAAAAAGCACTGCATGAAGCTATTTTGTATTTTATGCGTGAGCGCAAGAAGGGCAATAACAGGCTTTACCACATTATCATCACCGATTTTTACCGCTGGTTTGTTTTTGATGCCAAAGATTTTGACAAGCTCTTTTGGCAGGACAGAGAGATAAAAAAGGTATTTGAAAGCGTAAAAGACTCTTCTGTGCTCGGTGACAGAACAGAAGATTTTTACAGGATGATCGCAGAGCAGATATCGGGAATGAAAGAGAATCTCATAGATGACAAAGTCATTGAGGCTGCCTATTTTGATCTTAGAGATGCACGAAAGCCAAAAGAGACCATAGCGCTCTATAAACTGCTCTCCAAAGACACTCTTTTAAAAGCTTTCAATCCCAATGATGCCAATACACTCAATAAAGAGTTCTATAATGAACTACTGTATATCTTGGGACTGGAAGAGCAAAAGAGTGGAGGCAAAAAACTTATCTCCAGGGCAAAAAAACCTCACGGCGCATCACTGTATGAAAACATAGCCAGGAACTTGAAGCTGGCTGGACATACACAAGAGTTTGAGGTCATCATACGGCTGATGATCGTATGGATAAACCGTATCTTGTTCTTGAAACTTCTGGAGTCACAGCTTGTCAAGTGGAACGGCGACACCAAGTATAGATTTTTAAATCGTCAAACCATAGATGATTTTGACAGGATGAAGATCTTTTTCTTTGATATCCTGGCGAATAGACCACACGACAGGGCTCATAAGGAGTTTGGACATATACCCTATTTGAATTCTTCACTTTTTGAGATGAATGAGATAGAGAAAAAATACATAGATATCTCTTCGCTTGAAGACAACTGCGAACTGCCTTACTACAGCAAAACCGTACTCAAAGATACTCGGGGCAAGCGTAAAGAAGGCAGTGTTAATATGCTGCACTACCTCTTTGAGTTTCTGGATGCCTATGATTTCTCCAGCGAGGGGAGCGAAGAACTTGTAACGGAGAGCAAGTCTCTCATCAATGCTTCGGTACTCGGACTGATCTTTGAAAAGCTCAACGGCTATAAAGACGGGAGTTTTTATACGCCGAGTTTCATCACGATGTACATGTCCAAAGAGACCATCACCAAAGCCATCATAGAGAAGTTCAACCAACTCAAAGGCTGGAACTGCAGTTCACTCAATGAGCTGGATGACAAGATAGAAGACAAAAAAGAAGCCAATGCCATCATAGACTCACTGAGCATCTGTGATCCGGCTGTGGGGAGCGGGCATTTTTTGGTCTCGTCACTTAACACCATACTGGAGATCAAAAGCCAACTTCGCATACTCTTTGATGCTGAGGGTAAGCGTATAAAAGATGATTATGAACTAAGTGTTGAAAATGATGAACTCATAGTCAGAGATGATGAGGGTGAGATATTTGAATACAAGCGCAATTCCAAAAAAGCTACACGCATACAAAAAATGCTCTTTACTGAGAAACAGAAGATCATCGAGAACTCACTCTTCGGTGTAGACATTAACCCCAACTCTGCACAGATCACACGGCTCAGGCTTTGGATAGAACTGCTCAAGAACTCGTATTACGACGAGTCGAACCAACTGGTCACGATGCCGAACATAGACATCAACATCAAAGTGGGCAACTCGCTCATCAGCCGTTACGGCCTGCACGACGAGATAGACATACCAAACATCAAACATGCCATCGTCCGTTACAAAGAGGTGGTCAAGGAGTACAAAGAGGGGAACTTCGTACAGTCCAAAGAGGAGATACGCTCTGCCATAGAGGAGCTCAAGGGGATGTTCGGTCTGACGCTTCAGGCACAGTGGAAGCAGACGGAACGGTATAAAAAACTTCTTGAAAGCTATGTTAAAGAGTTTGGATTAAACAGTTTGCCAAGAGATATTCTGTTAGATGCATTGGATTTTAACCTCGATAAACTTGGCGGTAGCCAAACAAGCATGTTCAGTGAAGATCAAACACTTACAAAATCCAAAAAGGTACAAAAAGAGAAATTACTAAAACAGATTGAAAAAGCTTCCAAAGAGATCGACGAGATCAAAAAAGGAAAGGTGTATGAAAACGCTTTTGAGTGGCGCTTTGAGTTTCCAGAGGTACTGGACGAAGAGGGGAACTTTGTCGGGTTTGATGTGATAATCGGCAATCCGCCGTATATTCCGCTTAACAAACTCAAGGAGATCGACTACAGCCAGTTTGGCTACAGGGTCTTTGACAAAAGTGGAGATATACTGTCACTCTTTTTTGAAAAAGGCATTACTATTTTGAATCAATATGCCTCTATGTCACTCATCACCTCAAACAGCTGGCTGAAGACCAAATACGGCGAGGTGCTCAAAGATCTTTTTTCTGCATCTGGTGCATCGGTGCAGATCATCAACTTCGAAGATACACAGATATTTGAAGAGGCAACGGTGGAAACATGTATCGTAACGATCGACAGAAGCAAGCCGGCAGACACAAAAACGGTCAATATCAGAAAGTTCGATGCCAAGAGAGCAACGGTAGAGACGCTGAAAGAGGCGATAACAACTTTTGCATCAAGCGGTGAGGATAACGCAAAGCTCATGCAGAAAATAGAAGAAAGAGGGAAACAGCTAAAAGAGTGGGATATATCCATCAATTATGGAATAAAAACGGGTTTCAACAAAGCATTTATTATTGATACGGAAACCAGAAACCGGCTCATTGCAGAAGATCCCAAAAGTGAAGCACTGCTCAAGCCTATGGTGCGTGGACGGGATGTGCAAAAGTATGCTATTGAATGGGCGGATATGTGGCTAGTCGCTACACTCCCTTCTCTAAATCTGGATATCGAGGAGTACCCTGCCATAAAATCATATTTGAGCAGTTTTGGCAAACGGCTTGATCAAAGCGGCGAAAAAGGCAGCCGTAAAAAAACCAATAACAAATGGTTTGAAACTCAGGATTCAATTGCGTATTATGAAGAGTTCGATAAGCCCAAAATTGTCTGGGGCGAGATTTCAGATGCACCCAAGTTTGCGTATGATGAGAGCGGTATATATGGAAATGACAAAATTTTCATCATGACAGGTGAACACTTAAAATATTTATTATCTATACTGAACTCCAAGCTATCCGAATGGTATTTTTCAAAAATATCTGTTACAACAGGTCAGGGTACGATTTTATGGAAGAAGTATAAACTGGAAATCCTTCCTATTGCAGAATGTAAAGACCAGCAACCTTTTATAGATCTGGTAGACCAGATAATAGAGCATAAAAAACAAAATCAGGACACCACTGACCTCGAAGCCAAAAGCAACCGGATGGTTTATGACCTGTATGGCTTGGCAGAAGAGGAAGTTGCGGTAATAGAGGGGAAAATATGA